The Maridesulfovibrio hydrothermalis AM13 = DSM 14728 DNA window TATCCTGTCTGTAAACTGTGATCCCACAATTTTTCAACAGAATAGCCATCAAGGTTTTCAGCTTCCAGCCCCTTAAGCAGATGCACTCCAAGCACAAGTCCTCTGAGAATATCCACACCAAGCAGCACAACTGCGTGACTGGGAGAGGTTATCTTTTCGTAAAAACCAAAAAAAGTTGAATTGACAACTTTAAGAATCGTAGCCGAAGTGCCGACATCTTTTTGAACAAGCTGCGCAATACGGTTAAGTTCCGGATCAGGCTTTTCAAGCTCTTTTCGAATCTTGAGAATCAAGTCAGGTATAGCCGGCAAAGCATCAAGGCGGGTCACAAGAGTCTTAATGGACTCGTCCGTGAAAATATGGCGCAGCTCTGTCACCCGTTTGATCGTTTCGATCATGACATCTGAGCTGCACGGTTTGCTCAAAAACTGATGCGCGCACTTGGTTGACTTAAGCTGGGACTGCATCTCTGAATATCCTGAAAGAATAATACGTATAGCACTGCCCTGCAGCTGCGCGACTTTTTTAAAAAACACCGCCCCGTCCATAGTCGGCATACGCATATCTGCAACAATAACATCAAAAGGTTCATTTGCCACCAGCTTCAAAGCTTTTATGGCAGAAGTGGAAAAACGGCACTCCCATTCCCTGCGCATGGAGTGCAGCATGGTCCTGAACCCGGCCAGAATATTTATGTCATCATCAACAAATAAAATTTTTAGCTTCATAATTACTCCACCTTCCCTCTCAGCACCCAAACACATTTCATTTGGTATTCACAAAACTCACAACAAGCTGAGTTATACTACCTAGCATAAAATATAAGACTAAGCCACGCATATCACATTATAACAACTCTCCTTTTGAAAATATCTAACTCAACCAATTATCATAAATAGAGGCAACTGGACCAGAGTACTGTTAAATTAAAAAAGAATCCTGCCTGCATCAAGCTTATAGTAAGCAGATGCAAGCAGGATTCTGTTA harbors:
- a CDS encoding response regulator, translated to MKLKILFVDDDINILAGFRTMLHSMRREWECRFSTSAIKALKLVANEPFDVIVADMRMPTMDGAVFFKKVAQLQGSAIRIILSGYSEMQSQLKSTKCAHQFLSKPCSSDVMIETIKRVTELRHIFTDESIKTLVTRLDALPAIPDLILKIRKELEKPDPELNRIAQLVQKDVGTSATILKVVNSTFFGFYEKITSPSHAVVLLGVDILRGLVLGVHLLKGLEAENLDGYSVEKLWDHSLQTGYFAKAIAALETSDEKFIDCCFVAGLLHDIGKLVLITHMDSLYGPVLEAVREHGGPIVDLERDILGTTHAEVGAYLLGLWGFNENTVKAVYYHHSLSICDGYLSPPVVVHVAAALQHELAPHKSNYIFSPINMECLEKLGLQDRLEDWREECIKNMEDSHERA